One Edaphobacter flagellatus genomic region harbors:
- the hslU gene encoding ATP-dependent protease ATPase subunit HslU, which translates to MAIYLPGTAEDQALALDEMTPREIVAELDKYVVGQQAAKRAVAIALRNRMRRQKLAPDLAEEIMPKNIIMIGATGVGKTEIARRLAKLTNSPFLKVEASKFTEVGYVGRDVESIVRDLVEIAIDMVREEKMEEVEDKAELAAEDRLLDLLLPPSPVTPPAATATHEPGTNVIQLPAVTPEHGVAASSSEEKPGEREQRTREKLRQQFREGKLDERVVELDVRDRNMPSFEIITNQGTEEMDINLKDMIPGLFGQRTKKRKMKVAEAFDYLVQEEEGRLIDMDQVTRLAVERVEDSGMVFLDEIDKIAGREGGHGPDVSREGVQRDILPIVEGTTVNTKYGMVSTDHILFIAAGAFHVSKPSDLIPELQGRFPIRVELQSLTVDDFVRILTEPKSSLVKQSTALLETEGLKLEFTKEAIQEMASFAYRVNETTENIGARRLHTILERVLDEISFQAPDLMKASRQEPTEEGVVAQIAASGAPLPVIERETNGVTEKVIVIDPEYVRQQVASIVKDQDLSRYIL; encoded by the coding sequence ATGGCAATTTATCTACCCGGAACCGCAGAAGATCAGGCGCTCGCGCTCGACGAGATGACGCCGCGCGAGATCGTCGCCGAGCTGGACAAGTATGTTGTCGGCCAGCAGGCCGCCAAGCGTGCCGTCGCCATCGCGCTGCGCAATCGCATGCGGCGGCAGAAGCTCGCTCCCGATCTGGCCGAGGAGATCATGCCGAAGAACATCATCATGATCGGTGCGACCGGCGTGGGCAAGACCGAGATCGCGCGACGGCTGGCGAAACTGACCAACTCGCCGTTCCTCAAGGTGGAAGCGTCGAAGTTCACCGAGGTGGGCTATGTTGGCCGCGATGTCGAATCCATCGTGCGTGACCTGGTCGAGATCGCAATCGACATGGTGCGTGAAGAAAAAATGGAAGAGGTTGAGGACAAGGCTGAGCTCGCTGCCGAAGATCGCCTGCTCGACCTGCTGCTGCCGCCTTCGCCAGTGACTCCGCCTGCGGCTACAGCCACGCATGAGCCCGGAACGAACGTCATTCAGCTTCCTGCCGTAACGCCCGAGCACGGTGTCGCCGCTTCGTCGAGCGAAGAAAAGCCCGGCGAGCGCGAGCAGCGCACACGCGAGAAACTTCGCCAGCAGTTCCGGGAGGGCAAGCTGGACGAGCGCGTCGTTGAGCTCGACGTGCGCGATCGCAACATGCCCAGCTTCGAGATCATCACCAACCAGGGCACCGAAGAGATGGACATCAACCTCAAGGACATGATTCCGGGGCTCTTCGGCCAGCGCACCAAGAAGCGCAAGATGAAGGTCGCCGAGGCCTTCGACTATCTCGTGCAGGAAGAAGAGGGACGCCTGATCGACATGGACCAGGTGACACGGCTTGCCGTCGAGCGCGTCGAAGACTCCGGCATGGTCTTTCTCGATGAGATCGACAAGATCGCAGGCCGCGAGGGCGGACACGGCCCCGACGTCTCGCGCGAAGGCGTTCAGCGCGACATCCTGCCCATCGTCGAAGGCACGACAGTGAACACGAAGTACGGCATGGTCTCCACCGATCACATCCTCTTCATCGCGGCGGGCGCCTTCCATGTCTCGAAGCCCAGCGACCTGATCCCCGAATTGCAAGGCCGCTTTCCCATCCGCGTCGAGCTGCAATCGCTCACGGTGGATGATTTCGTCCGCATCCTCACCGAGCCGAAGTCGTCGCTCGTCAAGCAGTCGACAGCGCTGCTCGAAACCGAAGGCCTCAAGCTCGAGTTTACGAAAGAGGCCATTCAGGAGATGGCGTCCTTTGCCTATCGCGTGAACGAGACGACGGAGAACATCGGGGCACGTCGCCTGCACACCATCCTCGAACGCGTGCTCGACGAGATCAGCTTCCAGGCCCCCGACCTGATGAAGGCCTCCCGTCAGGAACCGACCGAAGAGGGAGTCGTCGCACAGATCGCCGCATCGGGAGCCCCGCTTCCCGTCATCGAGCGCGAGACGAACGGCGTAACCGAAAAGGTGATCGTCATCGATCCCGAGTACGTGCGTCAGCAGGTAGCCAGCATCGTGAAGGACCAGGACCTCAGCCGCTACATTCTCTGA
- the creD gene encoding cell envelope integrity protein CreD, translating to MIHLSLDQPGSTLRPSSRSMGFKLIIVCTLALLMCIPSFFVSDLVRERTQRADEVVKDISANVGGHQVFLGPTLAIPYQTPPQNPADTEHYGTYLVFPAQASGTVTTVTEERHRSLFRVPVFQADLKLDADFDLTGVPAAAPSGATFDWSRAEIVVGASDSRGALADANLTAADTTSTLVPANIAEHLSFGDPDHATKLTVFGAKASSFAMPNAKFHASATLRFSGAERIAVLAYGKTTRLTAQGDWRNPGFYGILPTSHSIYQNGFSATWSVPFIGRGVRAEGPSGSITGLNATELGVNFVEVADPYQSVNRALKYILLLLGLVFLSYFIFEVTTGKRVHPAQYLLVGVAQIIFYLLLLSLAERIGFGPGYVIAGGATVLLLAANAGWIFASRLQAARAFVSFSLLYGLIYLLLTLEDNALLVGAIASFLAVAAVMYFTRRIDWYSSLPGASSASPVAPPPPPANPA from the coding sequence ATGATTCACCTGTCGCTCGATCAACCCGGATCTACGCTTCGTCCGAGTTCGCGTTCCATGGGCTTCAAACTCATCATCGTGTGCACACTGGCGTTGCTGATGTGCATCCCTTCTTTTTTCGTGAGCGATCTTGTCCGCGAACGGACGCAGCGCGCCGACGAAGTGGTCAAGGACATCAGTGCAAATGTTGGCGGGCACCAGGTTTTTCTTGGACCCACGCTTGCCATTCCTTACCAGACGCCGCCGCAAAATCCTGCTGACACCGAGCACTACGGTACTTATCTCGTCTTTCCGGCACAGGCGTCGGGGACCGTCACAACCGTGACCGAAGAGAGACATCGTTCGCTCTTTCGTGTTCCTGTCTTTCAGGCAGATCTCAAGCTCGATGCCGACTTCGATCTGACCGGGGTTCCAGCCGCCGCGCCTTCCGGCGCCACGTTTGACTGGAGTCGCGCTGAGATCGTCGTCGGGGCCAGTGACTCTCGCGGCGCGTTGGCTGATGCCAACCTGACTGCCGCGGATACAACCAGCACGCTGGTGCCGGCCAATATTGCCGAGCATCTTTCCTTCGGCGATCCAGACCACGCAACAAAGCTGACGGTCTTCGGGGCTAAAGCCAGTAGCTTTGCTATGCCGAACGCGAAGTTTCATGCCTCGGCGACACTACGCTTCTCTGGCGCCGAGCGTATCGCCGTGCTCGCCTATGGCAAGACCACGCGCCTTACCGCGCAGGGAGACTGGCGCAATCCCGGTTTCTACGGCATTCTGCCCACCAGCCACAGCATCTACCAGAACGGCTTCTCCGCCACATGGAGCGTGCCTTTCATCGGTCGTGGCGTGCGCGCGGAAGGTCCATCCGGCAGCATCACTGGGCTCAATGCGACAGAACTCGGCGTGAATTTTGTGGAAGTCGCCGACCCGTACCAGTCCGTCAATCGCGCGCTGAAGTACATTCTGCTTCTGCTCGGCCTGGTCTTTCTTTCATACTTCATCTTTGAAGTCACGACCGGCAAACGCGTTCATCCGGCGCAGTACCTCCTCGTCGGCGTAGCGCAGATCATCTTCTATCTGTTGCTTCTGTCACTTGCCGAGCGGATTGGCTTCGGCCCTGGTTACGTAATCGCTGGTGGAGCGACGGTACTGCTACTTGCGGCGAATGCTGGCTGGATCTTCGCGAGCCGCCTGCAGGCTGCCCGAGCTTTCGTCAGCTTCTCTCTGCTTTACGGTCTCATCTATCTGCTGCTCACATTGGAAGACAATGCCCTTCTGGTAGGAGCCATCGCGAGCTTCCTCGCCGTCGCAGCCGTGATGTACTTCACGCGACGAATCGACTGGTACAGCTCGTTGCCTGGGGCGTCCTCCGCATCGCCCGTGGCGCCTCCACCTCCTCCCGCAAATCCCGCTTGA
- a CDS encoding OsmC family protein gives MDRYASAVWHGTLKEGKGSITTQSTTLKDTQYSFAARFADGVGTNPEELIAAAHAGCYTMALSAQLTEAGFNPETIETRATVTLDLHGAPTITKIHLVNTSKIPGIDKAKFDELAHKAKEGCPVSKVLKAAEITLDATLA, from the coding sequence ATGGATCGCTACGCAAGCGCCGTATGGCACGGCACGCTGAAAGAGGGCAAAGGCAGCATCACCACGCAGAGCACGACGCTCAAGGATACGCAGTACAGCTTCGCGGCCCGCTTTGCCGACGGCGTTGGCACCAATCCTGAAGAGCTGATTGCCGCAGCGCACGCCGGCTGCTACACCATGGCGCTGAGCGCGCAGCTTACCGAAGCAGGCTTCAATCCCGAAACGATTGAGACCAGGGCGACGGTCACGCTCGATCTGCACGGCGCTCCGACGATTACCAAGATTCACCTGGTGAATACCTCGAAGATCCCCGGCATCGATAAGGCAAAGTTCGACGAGCTGGCGCACAAGGCCAAGGAAGGCTGCCCGGTGTCGAAGGTCCTGAAGGCAGCGGAGATTACGCTCGACGCCACGCTGGCGTAA
- the hslV gene encoding ATP-dependent protease subunit HslV, with protein sequence MLKERIRSTSPAPSSSPKQSGKRLSGDVLAHPLDLGEGRRIRSTTVVCVRRGDSVVMAADGQVSLGNTVMKHSAKKIRRLYQDKVLAGFAGSTADAFSLFSRFETKLEQHAGNLSRAAVELAKDWRTDKMLRQLEALLIVADVKQTLMLSGTGDVIDPDEGICAIGSGGSFALSAGRALLENTDLSAREIAEKSMKIAGDICIYTNQNFTIEELKAS encoded by the coding sequence GTGCTTAAAGAACGCATTCGTTCGACTTCCCCCGCCCCTTCCTCCAGCCCGAAGCAGTCCGGCAAGCGCCTGTCCGGCGACGTGCTGGCCCATCCGCTCGATCTGGGCGAAGGGCGGCGTATCCGCTCGACGACGGTCGTCTGCGTCCGTCGAGGCGACTCGGTGGTAATGGCAGCCGACGGCCAGGTTTCGCTGGGCAATACGGTGATGAAGCACTCGGCCAAGAAGATACGCCGCCTCTATCAGGACAAGGTGCTGGCCGGGTTCGCCGGTTCGACCGCCGATGCCTTCTCGCTCTTCTCGCGTTTTGAGACCAAGCTGGAGCAGCACGCGGGAAACCTGAGCCGCGCTGCCGTCGAACTGGCTAAGGACTGGCGCACGGACAAGATGCTGCGACAGTTAGAGGCTCTGCTGATTGTCGCCGACGTCAAGCAGACCCTGATGCTATCAGGAACCGGCGACGTCATCGACCCGGACGAAGGCATCTGCGCGATCGGAAGCGGAGGCAGCTTCGCGTTGTCCGCTGGACGCGCTCTGCTGGAAAACACAGACCTCTCCGCCCGCGAGATCGCCGAAAAGTCGATGAAGATTGCAGGCGACATCTGCATCTATACCAATCAGAACTTCACGATTGAAGAGCTGAAGGCGAGCTAA
- a CDS encoding transcriptional regulator: MKSKVAATEGRFAYEGLDRVIHERARLSILTSLITSPRGLTFNDLKQLCSLTDGNLSRHLTVLEKDGMVDIIKGHEGSRPLTLCRISVSGRKRYLEYLTTLEQVIRDSAKLAESASPSLRKLAASEA, from the coding sequence ATGAAGTCTAAGGTTGCAGCTACCGAGGGCCGCTTTGCTTACGAAGGACTGGATCGCGTCATTCATGAACGCGCCCGCCTCAGCATTCTTACATCCCTCATCACCAGTCCGCGCGGCCTTACCTTCAACGATCTTAAGCAGCTCTGCTCACTCACCGACGGCAACCTCAGCAGGCACCTCACTGTGCTGGAAAAGGACGGCATGGTCGACATCATCAAGGGCCACGAAGGCAGCCGGCCATTGACGCTCTGCCGCATCAGTGTCTCCGGTCGCAAACGCTACCTGGAGTACCTCACCACACTTGAGCAGGTGATTCGCGACTCTGCAAAGCTGGCAGAAAGCGCCAGCCCATCGCTACGCAAGCTGGCCGCGTCAGAGGCTTGA
- a CDS encoding cation diffusion facilitator family transporter — translation MVLTAGYVLATFLFGLKAHSLALISEAGHNLSDLLAIILSYVAVYFQSRPPTDEKTFGYQRAGVLAAFVNAATLVVLSVWIAVTAVQRLSSPVEVQPRLMMEVAAAGVLMNGTVAALLWRFSGDVNIRSVFLHMLGDTLSTAAVIAGGAAILLTHMSWVDPVLSLVIAVMILWSSVSIIRETLNILLEGTPRGIELQAVRSEIATVTGVLDVHDLHVWSLGAQSHALASHVTVNEMPASECTAILEQINSRMRARFSISHTTIQFETTGCETIHGCSSPPEPEEVGAHGHHHHHGHGHHDHSH, via the coding sequence ATGGTGCTTACCGCCGGGTATGTACTGGCAACCTTCCTGTTTGGCCTCAAGGCGCACTCACTGGCGCTGATCTCTGAGGCAGGACACAACCTCTCAGACCTGCTGGCGATCATCCTCTCGTACGTCGCCGTTTATTTTCAGTCGCGGCCCCCTACCGACGAGAAGACCTTCGGCTATCAGCGCGCCGGGGTACTGGCTGCATTCGTGAATGCGGCGACGCTGGTCGTGCTCTCGGTCTGGATCGCCGTTACGGCCGTACAGCGTCTCAGCTCACCGGTTGAAGTGCAGCCACGGCTGATGATGGAAGTTGCTGCCGCCGGAGTGCTGATGAATGGAACGGTTGCAGCGCTGCTGTGGCGCTTCTCCGGCGACGTCAATATCCGCAGCGTCTTTCTCCATATGCTGGGCGACACGCTTTCGACCGCGGCGGTGATCGCAGGCGGCGCGGCGATTCTGTTGACTCACATGAGCTGGGTTGACCCTGTGCTGTCACTCGTCATTGCCGTGATGATCCTGTGGAGCTCGGTCAGCATCATCCGCGAGACGCTGAATATTCTGCTGGAAGGCACGCCGCGCGGGATCGAGCTGCAGGCCGTGCGGTCCGAGATTGCGACCGTAACCGGCGTCCTGGATGTACACGATCTCCACGTCTGGAGCCTCGGCGCACAGTCGCACGCGCTGGCCAGCCACGTCACGGTGAACGAGATGCCCGCGTCGGAGTGCACGGCGATCCTCGAGCAGATCAATTCCCGCATGCGTGCCCGGTTCAGCATCAGCCACACCACGATCCAGTTTGAGACCACGGGCTGCGAGACGATTCACGGCTGCAGCTCGCCGCCCGAGCCCGAAGAGGTCGGAGCGCACGGCCACCATCATCACCATGGCCACGGCCATCACGATCACTCGCACTAA
- a CDS encoding GH92 family glycosyl hydrolase, protein MSLFAGTLLSFAAFDPSAIAQQHDAVSEVNPYIGSGSGPIGYGGTMPFVTPPFGMTDWTAQTRQNRLSVVSYKYEDTHIQGFMGTHQPAIWMGDYGYVTLVPQVGELATTPEARQMEFTHDDEVTRPDYYSVQMTTKDGSRLRAEMTATERCAYMRFHFPQGAAGRVLVEASRPGIAGSANVDDVHLEITGYNPDRIDRNLGPFALPNFKGYFVVQFRQRWERAATYGMDGTGARGAYVEFAQPPSEDGAYIDVRVGTSFISIEQARENLKREIPAWDFEAVQKKLRATWNDKLSRISLEGASDDQRKTIYTALYHALLYPRVFSEYGRYYSAFDDKIHQGESYTAYSIWDTFRAEHSMLTLLAPERIPGMITALLQDYKEGGWMPKWPNPSYTNIMIGTHADSLVAEALRKGFTGFDRKTAWDAVYKDAMTPPDGDTTRRWLDREEHTPYEARGGLTYYKQLGYIPTDKTDEASSRTIEDSYDDWCVAQVAKALGREKDYQFFLHRSLNYKHLYNPALGLMNGKTSDGAWAPIGGTRDTPGNRSVSGWTEGDAWVYTWGGLHDIPALLEMMGGADKYNVKLDEHFAGKHNNHSNEPSHHYGYLYDYAGQPWKTQAKVREIANAEYANLPSGIDGDDDCGQMSSWLLFTAMGFYPVNPASGDYMIGSPMFAKFSLKLANGKTFTVKAKNASKANIYIQSATLNGKPLNKPVIRYEDIMQGSTLEFVIGPEPSKWASAWRGVPIGK, encoded by the coding sequence GTGAGCCTGTTTGCTGGCACCCTGCTGTCGTTTGCAGCATTCGATCCTTCCGCTATCGCGCAGCAGCACGATGCCGTCTCCGAAGTAAACCCGTACATCGGCTCCGGCTCTGGGCCGATCGGTTACGGCGGCACGATGCCGTTTGTGACCCCTCCCTTCGGCATGACCGACTGGACAGCGCAGACGCGGCAGAACCGGTTGAGCGTCGTCAGCTACAAATACGAGGACACACACATTCAGGGCTTCATGGGCACGCATCAGCCAGCCATCTGGATGGGCGACTATGGTTACGTGACGCTGGTGCCGCAGGTAGGCGAGCTGGCAACGACGCCGGAAGCGCGGCAGATGGAGTTCACGCATGACGATGAGGTGACACGGCCGGACTACTACTCCGTGCAGATGACGACCAAGGACGGCTCACGTCTGCGCGCCGAGATGACCGCGACCGAACGCTGTGCCTATATGCGCTTTCACTTTCCGCAGGGAGCTGCCGGACGTGTTCTCGTCGAAGCCTCGCGCCCCGGCATCGCTGGCTCGGCCAACGTCGACGACGTACATCTTGAAATCACCGGCTATAACCCAGATCGCATCGACCGCAACCTCGGACCCTTCGCACTGCCGAACTTCAAAGGCTACTTCGTCGTGCAGTTTCGCCAGCGCTGGGAACGCGCCGCCACCTACGGCATGGACGGCACAGGCGCTCGCGGAGCGTACGTTGAGTTTGCCCAGCCGCCCAGTGAGGACGGCGCGTACATTGACGTCCGCGTAGGAACATCGTTCATCTCGATCGAGCAGGCACGCGAAAATCTGAAGCGCGAGATTCCAGCGTGGGACTTCGAAGCCGTTCAGAAGAAGCTGCGCGCAACGTGGAACGACAAGCTGAGCCGCATCAGCCTTGAAGGCGCCAGTGACGACCAGCGCAAAACGATCTACACCGCGCTCTATCACGCACTACTGTACCCGCGCGTCTTCTCCGAATACGGACGCTACTACTCGGCCTTCGACGACAAAATTCATCAGGGCGAGAGCTACACGGCATACTCCATCTGGGACACCTTCCGCGCCGAGCACAGCATGCTGACGCTGCTCGCGCCCGAGCGCATTCCCGGCATGATCACCGCGCTGCTGCAGGACTACAAGGAAGGCGGCTGGATGCCGAAGTGGCCGAATCCTTCATACACCAACATCATGATCGGCACGCACGCCGACTCGTTGGTGGCCGAGGCCCTCCGGAAGGGATTCACCGGCTTCGACAGAAAGACAGCGTGGGATGCGGTGTACAAAGACGCGATGACGCCACCGGACGGCGACACGACACGCCGCTGGCTCGACCGCGAAGAGCACACGCCCTACGAGGCGCGCGGCGGCCTGACCTACTACAAGCAGCTTGGCTACATCCCCACCGACAAGACGGACGAGGCCTCCTCGCGCACCATCGAAGACAGCTACGACGACTGGTGCGTCGCGCAGGTAGCCAAAGCGCTTGGCCGCGAGAAGGATTACCAGTTCTTCCTCCATCGCTCGCTGAACTACAAGCATCTCTACAACCCGGCGCTGGGGCTGATGAACGGAAAAACATCCGACGGTGCCTGGGCTCCGATCGGCGGCACGCGCGATACTCCCGGCAACCGCTCCGTCTCGGGATGGACCGAGGGCGACGCGTGGGTCTACACCTGGGGCGGCCTGCACGATATTCCTGCGCTGCTGGAGATGATGGGCGGCGCAGACAAGTACAACGTGAAGCTCGATGAGCACTTTGCCGGCAAGCACAACAATCACTCCAACGAACCGAGCCACCACTACGGCTATCTGTACGACTACGCAGGCCAGCCGTGGAAGACACAGGCCAAGGTGCGCGAGATCGCCAACGCTGAGTATGCCAATCTGCCCTCGGGTATTGACGGCGATGACGACTGCGGACAGATGTCGTCGTGGCTGCTGTTCACGGCAATGGGCTTCTATCCGGTGAATCCGGCAAGCGGCGATTACATGATCGGCAGCCCGATGTTTGCGAAGTTTTCTCTGAAGCTCGCAAACGGCAAGACCTTCACCGTGAAGGCGAAGAACGCGAGCAAGGCGAATATCTATATACAGTCGGCGACACTGAATGGCAAGCCGCTGAACAAACCAGTGATTCGCTACGAAGACATCATGCAAGGCTCGACGCTGGAGTTCGTCATCGGGCCGGAGCCCTCGAAGTGGGCGAGTGCATGGCGCGGTGTGCCGATCGGCAAGTAG
- a CDS encoding DUF1761 domain-containing protein encodes MNEVRFHPLAIIVATLCYFGLGAVWFTMFRDAWLAGIGKTMEQLQSSGVSPALAYGVALLLTLALALFLSWLIQVTGPVTAARGIQMAIILWFCTVFVTFATEYVFEARGVKTLAINTGYCLVGMVLMGAVLGGWTKKPL; translated from the coding sequence ATGAACGAAGTGCGCTTTCATCCTCTTGCCATTATCGTTGCAACGCTTTGTTACTTCGGACTGGGCGCGGTGTGGTTCACGATGTTCCGCGATGCGTGGCTGGCAGGCATCGGCAAGACGATGGAGCAGCTGCAATCGAGCGGGGTAAGCCCTGCGCTGGCCTACGGTGTCGCTCTTTTGTTGACGCTGGCGCTCGCGCTGTTCCTCTCCTGGCTGATCCAGGTAACCGGACCGGTAACGGCTGCGCGCGGAATTCAGATGGCGATCATCCTCTGGTTCTGCACCGTATTTGTAACCTTTGCCACCGAGTATGTCTTTGAAGCCCGTGGAGTTAAGACCCTTGCCATCAATACCGGCTACTGCCTGGTGGGCATGGTGCTGATGGGCGCCGTGCTGGGTGGATGGACGAAGAAACCCCTCTAG
- a CDS encoding DUF3592 domain-containing protein has protein sequence MLVFRTLPVLAALSEILSPSLRSPRNAVAVAATVAAVGGVAWYLLRKPRPTAEEMERSRREQLAANGRITDGSITETAEGHIHHPADTEATHATPQVIVYNYRIAGVSYEAAQDVTTLSELVRDVRTDLPIQVRYEPHNPANSIVVAETWSGLRLSAELPRPVLGIDRYHGSEG, from the coding sequence ATGCTCGTTTTCAGGACTCTCCCCGTGCTCGCCGCCCTGTCTGAGATTCTGTCGCCGTCCTTGCGCTCTCCACGCAATGCGGTTGCCGTTGCCGCCACTGTGGCCGCAGTCGGAGGCGTGGCGTGGTACCTGCTACGCAAGCCGCGTCCTACGGCTGAAGAGATGGAACGGTCGCGCCGCGAGCAGCTTGCCGCCAACGGACGCATCACCGACGGCAGCATCACCGAAACCGCCGAAGGGCACATTCACCACCCCGCCGACACCGAAGCAACCCATGCGACCCCCCAGGTGATCGTCTACAACTACCGCATCGCCGGTGTCAGCTACGAGGCAGCGCAGGACGTCACCACGCTCTCGGAGCTCGTCCGCGACGTTCGCACCGACCTGCCGATCCAGGTGCGCTACGAACCGCATAACCCTGCCAACAGCATCGTCGTCGCCGAGACATGGAGCGGCCTGCGGCTCTCCGCCGAGCTGCCCCGCCCCGTGCTGGGCATCGACCGCTATCACGGCAGCGAGGGCTGA